The Raphanus sativus cultivar WK10039 chromosome 2, ASM80110v3, whole genome shotgun sequence genome includes a region encoding these proteins:
- the LOC108841889 gene encoding probable E3 ubiquitin ligase SUD1 isoform X1 → MEISSAESESLSISGAAASEVASESSVSSPSSSSHLSASSQTSPTAFSTADPAVATATASRYVVDDDEDEEDVCRICRNPGEADNPLRYPCACSGSIKFVHQDCLLQWLNHSNARQCEVCKHPFSFSPVYADNAPTRLPFQEFVVGIAMKACHVLQFFLRLSFVLSVWLLTIPFITFWIWRLAFVRSFGEAQRLFLSHISTTVILTDCLHGFLLSASIVFIFLGATSLRDYFRHLRELGGQDEREDEGERNGVRAAGRRPAGQGNRNLAGEGNVEDAGDQGGAVGQVNRRNPENVLARLDIQAARLEAQVEQMFDGLDDADGAEDVPFDELVGMQGPVFHLVENAFTVLASNMIFLGVVIFVPFTLGRVILYHLSWLFAAARGPALTASMHFIDSALENTTLKSALTSVSNLTNEGHENGLLGQLSEMVKVNGSELNGANSTLSVAADLLKGSVTGSSKLSDVTTLTVGYIFIVFLVFLYLGIIALIRYAKGEPLTVGRFYGIASMVEAVPSLLRQFLAAMRHLMTMIKVAFLLVIELGVFPLMCGWWLDVCTVRMFGKTMSHRVQFLSVSPLASSLVHWVVGIMYMLQISIFVSLLRGVLRPGVLYFLRDPADPNYNPFRDLIDDPVHKHARRVLLSVAVYGSLIVMLVFLPVKLAIRMAPSIFPLDISVSDPFTEIPADMLLFQICIPFIIEHFRLRTTIKSLLRCWFTAVGWALGLTDFLLPRPEDNVGQDNGIGEPGRQNRAQALQPGGPDRAIAALPAADDPNRNLLRAGNVNTGDEYEDDEEQSDSDRYNFVIRIILLLLYAWVTLLLFNSALIVVPVSLGRALFSAIPVLPITHGIKCNDLYAFVIGTYAFWTAISGGRYAIEHVKSRRTSVLLNQIWKWCGIVFKSSVLLAIWVFIIPVLIGLLFELLVIVPMRVPVDESPVFLLYQDWALGLIFLKIWTRLVMLDHMLPIMDDSWRAKFERVREDGFSRLQGLWVLREIVFPIVMKLLTALCVPYVLARGVFPMLGYPLVVNSAVYRFAWIGCLSVSLFCFCAKRCHVWFRNLHNSIRDDRYLIGRRLHNFGEAALANQNLNQSSEDAGDGGVLIGREGDADTGLRLRRAIQQEA, encoded by the exons ATGGAGATTTCCTCTGCTGAATCGGAATCGCTATCAATCTCTGGCGCGGCCGCTTCCGAGGTCGCATCGGAATCGTCGGTTTCTTCTCCTTCGTCCTCCTCCCACCTCTCTGCTTCGAGTCAAACCTCCCCCACCGCTTTCTCCACCGCGGATCCCGCCGTCGCGACGGCCACAGCTTCGAGATACGTTGTTGATGATGACGAAGATGAGGAGGACGTTTGCAGGATCTGCAGAAACCCAGGGGAAGCGGATAATCCGCTGAGGTATCCGTGCGCTTGCAGCGGGAGCATCAAGTTCGTGCATCAGGATTGTCTCCTCCAGTGGCTTAATCATAGCAACGCTCGTCAATGCGAG gtTTGCAAGCATCCGTTTTCATTCTCACCAGTGTATGCTGATAATGCTCCAACGAGGCTCCCTTTCCAGGAGTTTGTAGTTGGCATTGCGATGAAAGCTTGCCACGTTCTGCAGTTCTTTCTGCGGTTGAGTTTCGTGCTTTCCGTCTGGCTTCTCACCATTCCTTTCATTACCTTCTGGATATGGCGGTTGGCTTTTGTGAGGAGTTTCGGGGAAGCTCAGAGGCTGTTCTTGAGCCACATCTCCACCACTGTGATTCTCACAGACTGTTTGCACGGGTTCTTGCTGTCGGCGAGCATTGTCTTCATTTTCCTCGGGGCGACTTCTTTGAGGGATTATTTTAGGCATTTGCGGGAGCTGGGAGGACAGGatgaaagagaagatgaagggGAGAGAAATGGGGTTCGTGCTGCTGGGAGAAGACCTGCTGGACAGGGTAATAGGAATCTTGCTGGAGAGGGGAATGTTGAAGATGCTGGAGATCAGGGTGGTGCTGTTGGTCAGGTCAATAGAAGGAATCCTGAGAATGTTCTGGCGAGGTTGGATATACAAGCGGCTCGTCTCGAGGCTCAGGTTGAACAAATGTTTGATGGTTTGGACGACGCTGATGGTGCTGAAGATGTTCCGTTTGACGAGCTGGTTGGAATGCAGGGTCCGGTGTTTCATTTGGTTGAGAATGCCTTTACT GTTCTGGCAAGCAATATGATATTCCTTGGCGTTGTGATCTTTGTGCCCTTCACATTAGGACGTGTGATATTGTATCATCTGTCGTGGCTTTTTGCTGCTGCTAGAGGCCCTGCCCTGACCGCATCAATGCATTTTATTGATTCGGCATTGGAAAATACAACTCTGAAGAGTGCGTTGACTTCTGTGTCAAATTTGACTAACGAGGGCCACGAAAATGGACTGCTTGGTCAGCTCTCAGAAATGGTGAAAGTCAACGGAAGTGAATTGAACGGGGCAAACAGTACTCTATCTGTTGCTGCTGATCTCTTAAAAGGTTCTGTTACAGGATCTTCAAAGCTATCTGATGTTACCACCCTGACTGTTGGGTACATATTTATAGTCTTTCTGGTTTTCCTTTACCTCGGGATCATTGCACTGATTCGTTATGCCAAGGGTGAGCCACTGACTGTTGGGAGATTTTATGGTATCGCTTCTATGGTAGAAGCCGTACCATCCCTCCTTAGACAATTCTTGGCAGCAATGAGGCATCTGATGACTATGATTAAAGTTGCCTTCCTTTTGGTCATCGAGCTTGGAGTCTTCCCGCTGATGTGTGGGTGGTGGCTAGATGTTTGCACAGTTAGGATGTTTGGTAAAACAATGTCTCACAGAGTGCAGTTTCTGTCAGTTTCTCCACTGGCAAGCTCACTTGTTCATTGGGTTGTTGGAATCATGTACATGCTGCAAATAAGCATCTTCGTCAGCCTTCTTCGAGGG GTTCTTCGCCCTGGAGTTTTGTATTTCCTTCGTGATCCTGCAGATCCTAATTACAATCCATTCCGAGATTTGATTGATGATCCAGTGCACAAGCATGCTCGGAGGGTTCTGTTATCTGTTGCAGTCTACGGCAGTTTGATTGTCATGCTGGTATTTTTACCAGTCAAACTTGCGATCCGGATGGCTCCTTCAATCTTCCCGCTCGATATATC TGTATCCGACCCATTCACTGAGATTCCGGCCGACATGCTTCTGTTTCAAATATGCATACCATTTATCATCGAGCATTTCAGACTCCGGACCACAATCAAGTCCCTTCTACGCTGCTGGTTCACCGCTGTTGGCTGGGCGCTTGGTTTGACAGACTTCCTCTTGCCAAGGCCAGAGGACAACGTTGGTCAGGATAATGGAATTGGTGAACCAGGAAGGCAGAACAGAGCACAGGCATTGCAGCCCGGTGGACCTGACAGGGCCATAGCTGCGCTTCCAGCAGCTGATGACCCTAACAGAAATCTCCTCCGTGCTGGGAATGTCAACACGGGTGACGAATATGAGGATGATGAAGAACAGTCTGATTCAGA CAGGTACAACTTTGTGATCCGGATAATCCTTCTACTACTCTATGCATGGgttactcttcttctcttcaattCAGCATTGATAGTTGTACCAGTTTCTCTTGGACGTGCTCTATTCAGTGCCATCCCAGTTCTCCCAATAACACATGGAATTAAATGCAATG ATTTGTATGCTTTCGTTATTGGCACATATGCCTTTTGGACTGCCATATCTGGGGGCAGGTATGCTATCGAGCATGTCAAGTCGAGGAGGACTTCAGTCTTGCTTAACCAAATATGGAAATGGTGTGGGATTGTTTTCAAGAGCTCGGTACTATTAGCCATATGG GTTTTTATCATTCCGGTACTAATCGGACTTCTGTTTGAGCTTTTGGTGATCGTCCCAATGAGAGTCCCAGTAGATGAAAGCCCCGTCTTCCTTCTGTATCAAGACTGGGCTCTTGGCCTCATCTTTTTGAAGATCTGGACTAGACTG GTAATGTTAGATCATATGCTTCCGATAATGGATGATAGCTGGAGAGCAAAGtttgagagagtaagagaaGATGGTTTCTCGAGGCTTCAAGGGTTGTGGGTACTGAGAGAAATTGTATTCCCGATCGTGATGAAACTGCTAACCGCATTATGCGTTCCCTACGTCCTGGCGAGAGGAGTGTTCCCAATGCTCGGATATCCACTAGTTGTGAACTCGGCGGTCTACAGGTTCGCTTGGATAGGTTGCCTCTCAGTAAGCCTCTTCTGCTTCTGTGCAAAAAGATGCCATGTCTGGTTCAGAAACCTTCACAACTCCATCCGTGATGACCGTTACCTCATTGGTAGAAGGCTCCATAACTTTGGGGAAGCTGCCTTGGCTAACCAAAACCTAAACCAGAGCAGTGAGGATGCAGGAGATGGTGGGGTTTTGATAGGACGTGAGGGAGATGCGGATACTGGACTTAGGCTCAGACGTGCAATCCAACAAGAAGCTTAG
- the LOC108841889 gene encoding probable E3 ubiquitin ligase SUD1 isoform X2 has product MEISSAESESLSISGAAASEVASESSVSSPSSSSHLSASSQTSPTAFSTADPAVATATASRYVVDDDEDEEDVCRICRNPGEADNPLRYPCACSGSIKFVHQDCLLQWLNHSNARQCEVCKHPFSFSPVYADNAPTRLPFQEFVVGIAMKACHVLQFFLRLSFVLSVWLLTIPFITFWIWRLAFVRSFGEAQRLFLSHISTTVILTDCLHGFLLSASIVFIFLGATSLRDYFRHLRELGGQDEREDEGERNGVRAAGRRPAGQGNRNLAGEGNVEDAGDQGGAVGQVNRRNPENVLARLDIQAARLEAQVEQMFDGLDDADGAEDVPFDELVGMQGPVFHLVENAFTVLASNMIFLGVVIFVPFTLGRVILYHLSWLFAAARGPALTASMHFIDSALENTTLKSALTSVSNLTNEGHENGLLGQLSEMVKVNGSELNGANSTLSVAADLLKGSVTGSSKLSDVTTLTVGYIFIVFLVFLYLGIIALIRYAKGEPLTVGRFYGIASMVEAVPSLLRQFLAAMRHLMTMIKVAFLLVIELGVFPLMCGWWLDVCTVRMFGKTMSHRVQFLSVSPLASSLVHWVVGIMYMLQISIFVSLLRGVLRPGVLYFLRDPADPNYNPFRDLIDDPVHKHARRVLLSVAVYGSLIVMLVFLPVKLAIRMAPSIFPLDISVSDPFTEIPADMLLFQICIPFIIEHFRLRTTIKSLLRCWFTAVGWALGLTDFLLPRPEDNVGQDNGIGEPGRQNRAQALQPGGPDRAIAALPAADDPNRNLLRAGNVNTGDEYEDDEEQSDSEYNFVIRIILLLLYAWVTLLLFNSALIVVPVSLGRALFSAIPVLPITHGIKCNDLYAFVIGTYAFWTAISGGRYAIEHVKSRRTSVLLNQIWKWCGIVFKSSVLLAIWVFIIPVLIGLLFELLVIVPMRVPVDESPVFLLYQDWALGLIFLKIWTRLVMLDHMLPIMDDSWRAKFERVREDGFSRLQGLWVLREIVFPIVMKLLTALCVPYVLARGVFPMLGYPLVVNSAVYRFAWIGCLSVSLFCFCAKRCHVWFRNLHNSIRDDRYLIGRRLHNFGEAALANQNLNQSSEDAGDGGVLIGREGDADTGLRLRRAIQQEA; this is encoded by the exons ATGGAGATTTCCTCTGCTGAATCGGAATCGCTATCAATCTCTGGCGCGGCCGCTTCCGAGGTCGCATCGGAATCGTCGGTTTCTTCTCCTTCGTCCTCCTCCCACCTCTCTGCTTCGAGTCAAACCTCCCCCACCGCTTTCTCCACCGCGGATCCCGCCGTCGCGACGGCCACAGCTTCGAGATACGTTGTTGATGATGACGAAGATGAGGAGGACGTTTGCAGGATCTGCAGAAACCCAGGGGAAGCGGATAATCCGCTGAGGTATCCGTGCGCTTGCAGCGGGAGCATCAAGTTCGTGCATCAGGATTGTCTCCTCCAGTGGCTTAATCATAGCAACGCTCGTCAATGCGAG gtTTGCAAGCATCCGTTTTCATTCTCACCAGTGTATGCTGATAATGCTCCAACGAGGCTCCCTTTCCAGGAGTTTGTAGTTGGCATTGCGATGAAAGCTTGCCACGTTCTGCAGTTCTTTCTGCGGTTGAGTTTCGTGCTTTCCGTCTGGCTTCTCACCATTCCTTTCATTACCTTCTGGATATGGCGGTTGGCTTTTGTGAGGAGTTTCGGGGAAGCTCAGAGGCTGTTCTTGAGCCACATCTCCACCACTGTGATTCTCACAGACTGTTTGCACGGGTTCTTGCTGTCGGCGAGCATTGTCTTCATTTTCCTCGGGGCGACTTCTTTGAGGGATTATTTTAGGCATTTGCGGGAGCTGGGAGGACAGGatgaaagagaagatgaagggGAGAGAAATGGGGTTCGTGCTGCTGGGAGAAGACCTGCTGGACAGGGTAATAGGAATCTTGCTGGAGAGGGGAATGTTGAAGATGCTGGAGATCAGGGTGGTGCTGTTGGTCAGGTCAATAGAAGGAATCCTGAGAATGTTCTGGCGAGGTTGGATATACAAGCGGCTCGTCTCGAGGCTCAGGTTGAACAAATGTTTGATGGTTTGGACGACGCTGATGGTGCTGAAGATGTTCCGTTTGACGAGCTGGTTGGAATGCAGGGTCCGGTGTTTCATTTGGTTGAGAATGCCTTTACT GTTCTGGCAAGCAATATGATATTCCTTGGCGTTGTGATCTTTGTGCCCTTCACATTAGGACGTGTGATATTGTATCATCTGTCGTGGCTTTTTGCTGCTGCTAGAGGCCCTGCCCTGACCGCATCAATGCATTTTATTGATTCGGCATTGGAAAATACAACTCTGAAGAGTGCGTTGACTTCTGTGTCAAATTTGACTAACGAGGGCCACGAAAATGGACTGCTTGGTCAGCTCTCAGAAATGGTGAAAGTCAACGGAAGTGAATTGAACGGGGCAAACAGTACTCTATCTGTTGCTGCTGATCTCTTAAAAGGTTCTGTTACAGGATCTTCAAAGCTATCTGATGTTACCACCCTGACTGTTGGGTACATATTTATAGTCTTTCTGGTTTTCCTTTACCTCGGGATCATTGCACTGATTCGTTATGCCAAGGGTGAGCCACTGACTGTTGGGAGATTTTATGGTATCGCTTCTATGGTAGAAGCCGTACCATCCCTCCTTAGACAATTCTTGGCAGCAATGAGGCATCTGATGACTATGATTAAAGTTGCCTTCCTTTTGGTCATCGAGCTTGGAGTCTTCCCGCTGATGTGTGGGTGGTGGCTAGATGTTTGCACAGTTAGGATGTTTGGTAAAACAATGTCTCACAGAGTGCAGTTTCTGTCAGTTTCTCCACTGGCAAGCTCACTTGTTCATTGGGTTGTTGGAATCATGTACATGCTGCAAATAAGCATCTTCGTCAGCCTTCTTCGAGGG GTTCTTCGCCCTGGAGTTTTGTATTTCCTTCGTGATCCTGCAGATCCTAATTACAATCCATTCCGAGATTTGATTGATGATCCAGTGCACAAGCATGCTCGGAGGGTTCTGTTATCTGTTGCAGTCTACGGCAGTTTGATTGTCATGCTGGTATTTTTACCAGTCAAACTTGCGATCCGGATGGCTCCTTCAATCTTCCCGCTCGATATATC TGTATCCGACCCATTCACTGAGATTCCGGCCGACATGCTTCTGTTTCAAATATGCATACCATTTATCATCGAGCATTTCAGACTCCGGACCACAATCAAGTCCCTTCTACGCTGCTGGTTCACCGCTGTTGGCTGGGCGCTTGGTTTGACAGACTTCCTCTTGCCAAGGCCAGAGGACAACGTTGGTCAGGATAATGGAATTGGTGAACCAGGAAGGCAGAACAGAGCACAGGCATTGCAGCCCGGTGGACCTGACAGGGCCATAGCTGCGCTTCCAGCAGCTGATGACCCTAACAGAAATCTCCTCCGTGCTGGGAATGTCAACACGGGTGACGAATATGAGGATGATGAAGAACAGTCTGATTCAGA GTACAACTTTGTGATCCGGATAATCCTTCTACTACTCTATGCATGGgttactcttcttctcttcaattCAGCATTGATAGTTGTACCAGTTTCTCTTGGACGTGCTCTATTCAGTGCCATCCCAGTTCTCCCAATAACACATGGAATTAAATGCAATG ATTTGTATGCTTTCGTTATTGGCACATATGCCTTTTGGACTGCCATATCTGGGGGCAGGTATGCTATCGAGCATGTCAAGTCGAGGAGGACTTCAGTCTTGCTTAACCAAATATGGAAATGGTGTGGGATTGTTTTCAAGAGCTCGGTACTATTAGCCATATGG GTTTTTATCATTCCGGTACTAATCGGACTTCTGTTTGAGCTTTTGGTGATCGTCCCAATGAGAGTCCCAGTAGATGAAAGCCCCGTCTTCCTTCTGTATCAAGACTGGGCTCTTGGCCTCATCTTTTTGAAGATCTGGACTAGACTG GTAATGTTAGATCATATGCTTCCGATAATGGATGATAGCTGGAGAGCAAAGtttgagagagtaagagaaGATGGTTTCTCGAGGCTTCAAGGGTTGTGGGTACTGAGAGAAATTGTATTCCCGATCGTGATGAAACTGCTAACCGCATTATGCGTTCCCTACGTCCTGGCGAGAGGAGTGTTCCCAATGCTCGGATATCCACTAGTTGTGAACTCGGCGGTCTACAGGTTCGCTTGGATAGGTTGCCTCTCAGTAAGCCTCTTCTGCTTCTGTGCAAAAAGATGCCATGTCTGGTTCAGAAACCTTCACAACTCCATCCGTGATGACCGTTACCTCATTGGTAGAAGGCTCCATAACTTTGGGGAAGCTGCCTTGGCTAACCAAAACCTAAACCAGAGCAGTGAGGATGCAGGAGATGGTGGGGTTTTGATAGGACGTGAGGGAGATGCGGATACTGGACTTAGGCTCAGACGTGCAATCCAACAAGAAGCTTAG
- the LOC108840673 gene encoding UDP-glycosyltransferase 73B3-like translates to MSSDSHKPHVMFFPFMGYGHMIPTLDMAKLFSSRGAKSTIITTPLNAKILQKPIHTFKNLNPSLKLEIQIIDFPCVQLGLPEGCENPDFFTSSNNTDERNTMMLKFFASMSFFKDQIEKILETTRPSCLIADMFFPWATEAAEKFNVPRLVFHGTGYFSLCSEYCIRSMHKPQKMCETFKVSDLPGDIMMTQGQMRDLDEETEMGKFFIEVIESEVKSSGVVVNSFYELEPEYADFYKSNVVTRAWHIGPLSVHNRGFEEKAKRGKKASIDEVECLKWLNSKRQDSVIYVSFGSVAYIKNEQLIEIAAGLEACGASFIWVVRKSGENTDEEEEEDQEWLPEGFEERVKGRGMIIRGWAPQVMILDHQATGVFVTHCGWNSVLEGVAAGLPMVTWPVGAEQFYNEILVTQVLRTGVSVGTKKHASMGDFISRENVEKAVREVLAGEEAEERRSRAKKLAEMAKAAVEEGGSSYNDLSSFIEEFSS, encoded by the exons ATGAGTAGTGATTCTCATAAACCCCATGTCATGTTCTTCCCTTTCATGGGATATGGCCACATGATACCAACCCTAGACATGGCTAAGCTTTTCTCTAGCAGAGGAGCCAAATCCACAATCATCACCACACCTCTCAACGCCAAGATCCTCCAAAAACCTATCCACACATTCAAGAACCTGAACCCTAGTCTCAAACTCGAGATCCAGATCATCGATTTCCCTTGCGTGCAGCTAGGGTTACCAGAAGGATGTGAAAACCCTGATTTTTTCACCTCAAGCAACAACACCGATGAAAGAAACACCATGATGTTAAAGTTCTTTGCGTCCATGAGTTTTTTCAAAGACCAGATTGAGAAGATCCTCGAGACAACGAGACCAAGCTGTCTTATCGCCGACATGTTCTTCCCGTGGGCTACTGAAGCTGCTGAGAAGTTCAATGTGCCAAGACTTGTGTTCCACGGCACTGGCTACTTCTCATTATGCTCTGAATATTGCATCAGATCAATGCATAAACCACAAAAGATGTGCGAGACATTTAAGGTCTCTGATCTCCCTGGTGACATTATGATGACTCAAGGACAGATGAGAGACCTTGACGAAGAAACCGAGATGGGGAAGTTTTTCATCGAGGTTATAGAGTCAGAAGTGAAGAGCTCAGGTGTTGTTGTGAATAGCTTCTACGAGCTAGAACCTGAATACGCAGATTTTTACAAGAGTAATGTAGTGACGAGAGCTTGGCATATTGGTCCGCTCTCGGTTCACAACAGAGGATTTGAGGAGAAGGCTAAGAGAGGAAAGAAAGCGAGCATTGATGAGGTTGAATGTCTCAAATGGCTTAACTCCAAGAGACAAGATTCGGTCATTTACGTTTCATTTGGGAGCGTTGCGTACATCAAGAACGAGCAGTTGATAGAGATCGCTGCAGGGCTAGAAGCTTGTGGCGCAAGTTTCATTTGGGTTGTGAGGAAAAGTGGTGAAAACACAG atgaagaagaagaagaagaccaagAATGGTTACCAGAAGGGTTTGAAGAGAGGGTGAAAGGGAGAGGAATGATCATTCGAGGTTGGGCTCCGCAGGTGATGATACTTGACCACCAAGCAACCGGTGTGTTCGTGACCCATTGCGGCTGGAACTCGGTTCTCGAAGGAGTGGCTGCAGGGCTACCGATGGTGACGTGGCCGGTTGGAGCGGAGCAGTTCTACAACGAGATATTGGTAACGCAAGTGCTGAGAACGGGAGTGAGCGTGGGAACGAAAAAGCATGCGAGTATGGGAGATTTCATCAGCAGAGAGAATGTGGAGAAAGCGGTGAGGGAGGTGCTGGCTGGGGAAGAGGCAGAGGAGAGGCGTAGCCGGGCAAAGAAGCTGGCAGAGATGGCTAAAGCCGCTGTTGAAGAAGGAGGGTCTTCTTATAATGACCTAAGCAGCTTCATAGAAGAGTTTAGCTCATGA
- the LOC108841775 gene encoding UDP-glycosyltransferase 73B3 has translation MMPLTTIRLSESLISLIRFLNANLFFFSPTKAKINMSRNPERKLHVMFFPYMAYGHMIPTLDMAKLFSSRGAKSTIITTPINSKIFQKPIDVFKNLNPSLEIDMHIFDFPCVDLGLPEGCENVDFFTSNNTSGRENIAFKFLSSTRFFKDQLEKLLETTRPDCLIADMFFPWSTEIAEKCHVPRLVFHGTGYFPLCAAYCMKVHKPENRVASSCEPFVIPDLPGDIVITREQVVDSESEMGKFLFDVRESETKSSGVIVNSFYELEPDYADFYKRFVAKRAWQVGPLSVTNRGFEEKAERGKKSSIDESECLEWLDSKKQDSVIYISFGTVVCFKNKQLIEIAAGLESSGASFIWVVRKSTGDDKEEWLPEGFEERVKGRGMIIRGWAPQVLILEHQATGGFVTHCGWNSLLEGVTAGLPMVTWPIGAEQFYNEKLVTQVLGTGVSVGATKHVRNMGDEIISREKVEKAVREVLAWGEAEERRMRIKKLAEMAKAAVEEGGSSFTDLNNFIHEFSS, from the coding sequence ATGATGCCTCTTACAACCATTAGACTTTCAGAATCTTTAATTTCTCTAATACGTTTTCTCAACGcaaatctctttttcttttctccaaCCAAAGCCAAAATAAACATGAGTAGGAATCCTGAGCGTAAGCTCCATGTTATGTTCTTCCCCTACATGGCTTATGGTCACATGATACCAACTCTAGACATGGCTAAGCTTTTCTCTAGCAGAGGAGCCAAATCAACGATCATCACCACACCTATCAACTCCAAGATCTTCCAGAAACCCATCGACGTTTTCAAGAACCTGAACCCTAGTCTTGAAATCGACATGCATATATTCGATTTCCCTTGCGTGGATCTCGGGTTACCAGAAGGATGCGAGAACGTAGATTTCTTCACCTCGAACAACACTTCCGGTAGAGAGAACATAGCCTTCAAATTCTTATCCTCGACAAGGTTTTTCAAAGACCAGCTTGAGAAGCTCCTCGAGACAACAAGACCGGACTGTCTTATAGCCGACATGTTCTTCCCATGGTCTACTGAAATTGCTGAGAAGTGTCACGTGCCAAGACTTGTGTTTCACGGTACTGGCTACTTCCCTTTGTGCGCTGCTTATTGCATGAAAGTGCATAAACCAGAGAACAGAGTAGCTTCTAGTTGTGAGCCTTTTGTAATCCCTGATCTCCCCGGTGACATAGTGATAACTCGAGAACAGGTCGTAGACAGCGAATCCGAGATGGGAAAGTTTCTTTTCGATGTTAGAGAATCAGAAACAAAGAGCTCAGGTGTTATTGTGAACAGCTTCTACGAGCTTGAACCTGATTACGCAGATTTTTACAAGAGATTTGTAGCTAAGAGAGCGTGGCAAGTCGGCCCGCTCTCTGTTACAAACAGAGGATTCGAGGAGAAGGCTGAGAGAGGAAAGAAATCGAGCATTGATGAATCAGAATGCCTCGAATGGCTTGACTCCAAGAAACAAGATTCAGTCATTTACATCTCATTTGGGACCGTTGTTTGCTTCAAGAACAAGCAACTGATTGAGATCGCTGCAGGGTTAGAATCTTCAGGCGCAAGCTTCATATGGGTTGTGAGGAAAAGCACAGGTGACGACAAAGAAGAATGGTTACCGGAAGGGTTTGAAGAGAGGGTCAAAGGGAGAGGGATGATAATAAGAGGATGGGCTCCACAGGTGTTGATACTTGAGCACCAAGCAACCGGTGGGTTTGTGACACATTGTGGCTGGAACTCTCTTCTTGAAGGAGTGACTGCAGGGCTACCGATGGTAACATGGCCTATTGGAGCGGAGCAATTCTACAACGAGAAACTGGTTACACAAGTGCTGGGAACAGGAGTGAGCGTTGGAGCCACAAAACATGTGAGAAATATGGGAGATGAAATCATTAGCAGAGAGAAAGTTGAGAAGGCTGTGAGAGAGGTGTTGGCTTGGGGAGAGGCAGAGGAAAGGAGGATGCGGATAAAGAAACTGGCAGAGATGGCTAAAGCAGCAGTGGAAGAAGGAGGGTCTTCTTTTACCGATCTAAACAACTTCATACACGAGTTCAGTTCGTGA